A stretch of DNA from Chanos chanos chromosome 11, fChaCha1.1, whole genome shotgun sequence:
CATCACTTGTATCTTTTCCAATGAGGCTCTCTATGGTATAtcattgtttgtatttaatACTGCTATGGGCATCAATTTCATACTTGGTCTGCCAACCAACGCCTACGCCTTATGGCTCAGCATAACAGAAGCACGAAGGGGTGCCGTCTCTGACATATTTGTTCTCAACCAGTCACTGTGTGAGGTCCTGTGTTGCCTGGGAGTGGTACTGTGTTCGATTTACATGAAGAGTTTTTGGAGTTGTTCTACTGGTCCTGTGGTGGCTTTTTTGGGGATATTTTGCACTGCTCGCCCGATCTTTTTGGCCTGTATCTGCGTGGAGCGTTACCTGGCCGTGGTCCATCCCGTTACGTTCCTGAGGTTCAAACCGCTGAGGTACAGGGTTCTCTGTTCGGCCGTGACCTGGTTGACCATCCTCGGCGATTCATTTGTCACGTTTTTCAATCTGAACAGCGTGCCGTTGCTTTACGTCATTCTTGGACAAAGCCTGGCCTTCTTCTTcgtgaaatgtttttgctgtctcGAAACCATGAGGGCACTGAAGCAGCCTGGGccgagagaaggagacagaacagagatgaACAAAGCAAAAGTTAAGGCCTTCAGAGTGATTCTGATCGTTCTTCTGTGTTCTATTGTTAATTATATCCCTATGGTGGTGTCACTATCCCTTTTCGgttttttaagttttgaagAGTTCTTGTTCAGTTGCACCCTGTCTCTGTCCGTGATGGTGATGACTGGCTTTGTTCAGCCCCTCCTCTATCTCTATAGGATGGCGAAACTGCCACACATCAAGGGCTGCTGGTCTTGTTTGCGTTTCCTGAAAGACCATAAATAGTTAACGAAATGTTCTTGAGACCAGTTAAACACATTGTGAAAATAATCTTGTAGTTACATGTGAGTAATGCGCGGGTCACTCTATCAAAGCCCATAGAGCCATTTTCTTACATTAATAAATTCATGCTCTGATCCTGGTTTGTGTTACATTCAGCTTGGGCTTCATgcatgtttaaaatgtaaagCTGTAGTATCAATAGTGAAAGTGTTTGAAAATTTTCTTTGAGCATGCCATACTGCTAATGCTCTGCCAACACAATCAAAGACTTATCTAAAATAgctgtcattttgtctttccTGTCCAGGCATTTGACCAGAAATGACAGGATTGCGTATTACATCTGTGCATGTCTAATAACGTGGTAACAGAGCAATTTGTGGtgggtcatgttttttttttttttttttcatttgaagtcAGGGGTGTAGTTCTATTttgtctatccatctatccatctttGTCTATTTGTTGACCTTTAAGGCCCTGCAATCTccaatcaatcaataaaaataaaaaaaatcaataaaaaaccCAAGTCTGTGTTTCACgtatacagttacagttacagttacacatACAGTTTACATACAGTTCATCATATTAATAATGCTATAATAGTGTATGGTTTGTGTataaaatacagtttatataagaataaatatatgatttacaaaacatttttatattgtCATCTTCTACTGATTTTGTCATTGttaacacattctttttttctagCATGTTTCCATTGtccaacagacaca
This window harbors:
- the LOC115823757 gene encoding uracil nucleotide/cysteinyl leukotriene receptor-like, which encodes MGINFILGLPTNAYALWLSITEARRGAVSDIFVLNQSLCEVLCCLGVVLCSIYMKSFWSCSTGPVVAFLGIFCTARPIFLACICVERYLAVVHPVTFLRFKPLRYRVLCSAVTWLTILGDSFVTFFNLNSVPLLYVILGQSLAFFFVKCFCCLETMRALKQPGPREGDRTEMNKAKVKAFRVILIVLLCSIVNYIPMVVSLSLFGFLSFEEFLFSCTLSLSVMVMTGFVQPLLYLYRMAKLPHIKGCWSCLRFLKDHK